A part of Rickettsia canadensis str. McKiel genomic DNA contains:
- a CDS encoding SurA N-terminal domain-containing protein, which yields MLDNFRKTADSFIMRILFAMIAFAFIGFGIQDVLNGRRGGDVVTFSHAKNISQADFLRAKSLEINAISKQTGTNLTDEEIAQLNIDNRVLKRLVYDNVLDYLVSYYDLDLSDDTVKILVKESPVFKNKQGVFDIKIFKTYFRNSYMDEEKYLSNFKEKALKNIFVGTFAESFYVPKAMTDNIVDYMAEKREVELVQIDLQNKPQDLQIPTPTDQQLKDFYQDNKTLFEVPEKRSFSYIKANIKDLKVSVTQDELLEFYNENKDEFGNQSFETVQKQLHDLLKAQKIDILNMEFAKKLEDETAAGSSLVEIAEKYKLPIQNVNYVSYAELIEDKIIAENADSIFELSEGELSYPIEAGDKSYLILVELKSIQPVKIPEFDSIKEQVNKVWIKQNIADVNLNMIKDLAKEYNSDQENIKELKATGIKISKKNYIRSEMENELTLTPEILLSIFNTKIGSNTPVFQIGDAVYFAHIKSRSIDELTAKNIRVNSEKNIIYNIKNSVIDELINYAIIQNDMQVKANFSK from the coding sequence ATGTTAGATAATTTTAGAAAAACTGCCGATAGTTTTATAATGCGGATTTTATTCGCAATGATCGCTTTTGCTTTTATCGGCTTTGGTATTCAAGATGTATTAAACGGAAGAAGAGGTGGTGATGTTGTTACTTTTTCTCATGCGAAAAACATATCTCAAGCAGATTTTTTGCGAGCAAAATCTTTGGAAATTAACGCTATAAGTAAGCAAACTGGAACAAATTTAACCGATGAAGAAATAGCACAGTTAAATATTGATAACCGAGTCTTAAAAAGGCTTGTTTACGATAATGTTTTAGATTATTTAGTTAGTTATTATGACTTAGATCTAAGTGATGATACAGTTAAAATTTTAGTTAAAGAATCACCGGTGTTTAAAAATAAGCAAGGTGTTTTTGATATTAAAATTTTTAAAACTTATTTTAGAAATTCTTATATGGATGAAGAAAAATATTTATCAAATTTCAAAGAGAAAGCTTTAAAAAATATTTTTGTCGGTACTTTTGCAGAAAGTTTCTATGTTCCTAAAGCTATGACTGACAATATAGTAGATTATATGGCTGAAAAAAGAGAGGTAGAATTAGTACAAATAGATTTACAAAATAAACCGCAAGATTTACAAATTCCTACTCCTACTGATCAGCAATTAAAGGATTTTTACCAAGATAATAAAACCTTGTTTGAAGTACCTGAGAAACGCAGCTTTTCTTATATTAAAGCTAATATTAAGGATCTAAAAGTCTCAGTTACTCAAGATGAGTTGTTAGAATTTTATAATGAAAATAAAGATGAATTTGGAAATCAAAGTTTTGAAACGGTGCAAAAACAATTACATGATTTATTAAAGGCTCAAAAAATCGACATACTTAATATGGAGTTTGCTAAAAAATTGGAAGATGAGACGGCAGCCGGTTCTAGCTTAGTTGAAATTGCTGAAAAATATAAGTTACCGATACAAAACGTTAACTATGTCAGTTATGCAGAGCTTATTGAAGATAAAATAATTGCCGAAAATGCTGATAGTATTTTTGAGCTTTCAGAAGGAGAATTATCTTATCCTATAGAAGCAGGAGATAAAAGCTATCTTATATTGGTGGAATTAAAATCAATTCAGCCGGTAAAAATACCTGAATTTGATAGTATTAAAGAGCAGGTAAATAAAGTTTGGATAAAGCAGAATATTGCAGATGTAAACTTAAACATGATCAAAGATTTAGCAAAGGAATATAATTCAGATCAAGAGAATATAAAAGAACTTAAAGCTACCGGAATAAAAATAAGCAAAAAAAATTATATTAGATCCGAAATGGAAAATGAGCTAACATTAACTCCTGAGATATTATTATCAATTTTTAATACTAAAATAGGAAGTAATACACCTGTATTTCAGATAGGCGATGCAGTATATTTTGCACATATTAAATCTAGAAGTATAGATGAATTAACGGCTAAAAATATTCGTGTCAATTCAGAAAAAAATATAATATATAATATTAAAAATTCTGTAATTGATGAGTTAATTAACTATGCAATTATTCAGAATGATATGCAGGTAAAGGCTAATTTTAGTAAGTAG
- the pld gene encoding phospholipase D, with the protein MKRKNNKFIERSIVFILGVALGISGQNPDYFTNLIPQKLLASSAPQIKHYNISELSRSKVSTCFTPPAGCTKFIANQIDIAEESIYMQAYGMSDALITTALINAQARGVKVKILLDRSNLKQKFSKLHELQRANIDVGIDKVPGIAHNKIIIIDKKRVITGSFNFTVAADKRNAENIILIEDKELAESYLQNWLNRKASN; encoded by the coding sequence ATGAAGAGAAAAAATAATAAGTTTATAGAAAGAAGTATTGTCTTTATATTGGGAGTTGCTTTAGGTATTTCTGGACAGAATCCAGATTATTTTACTAATCTAATACCTCAAAAATTATTGGCTTCATCTGCTCCACAAATAAAGCATTACAATATTTCAGAGCTTTCAAGAAGTAAAGTTAGTACATGTTTTACCCCGCCTGCCGGCTGTACTAAGTTTATAGCTAATCAGATAGATATAGCTGAAGAATCTATTTATATGCAGGCATATGGTATGAGTGATGCGTTAATTACTACTGCACTTATTAACGCACAAGCACGAGGAGTAAAAGTTAAAATATTGCTTGATCGTAGTAATTTAAAGCAGAAATTTTCTAAGTTACACGAATTACAACGAGCAAACATTGATGTAGGTATAGATAAAGTACCGGGAATTGCGCATAATAAAATTATAATTATCGATAAAAAGAGAGTAATAACCGGTTCATTTAATTTCACAGTTGCCGCTGATAAACGTAATGCTGAAAATATAATTCTTATAGAAGATAAGGAACTAGCAGAGTCTTATTTACAAAATTGGTTAAACAGAAAAGCAAGTAATTGA